The genomic DNA CACTACCTGCTTGAACACCATCAACACGAATATCCTGAACCACAAAAGAATCAGCAAAGGCTGCTGTTGAACCAAATAAAAGGCTTGCAATTAAGAGTTTTTTCATCGTAAATTTTATCCTGTATAAAATACTCAATTAGTTATAAACGTAAAAAATCATTAATCAGTCCAAATCCCATTAACATCAATAACAAGACAGCACCAATTCGATAACTCACATTCTGCACATGCTCGGAAATCGGTTTTCCTTTAAACGCTTCCATTACTAAAAAAACGAGATGTCCACCATCTAGCACCGGCAATGGAAATAAATTCATAATACCCAAATTAACGCTAATTAATGCCATAAAACTTAGGTAATAAATCAAGCCAATTTCAGAAGATGCACCTGCACCTTTTGCAATAGAAATCGGGCCACCTAAATTATTCAAAGACAAATCACCGGTAATTAATTTTCCGATGACTTTAATCGCTAACCAAGAGAGTTGAAAGGTCTTTTCTGCCCCTTTCAGTAAGGATTCGAGCATATCATACTTTAATTCAGTACGATATTCATCAGCCACCAGATAAAAAGTAGGAGAAATTCCCACAAACCAGCGTTTTTTATCATTGAACTCAGGTGTAATCGTTTTATCTAACCATACGCCATTACGCTCCACTTTAAGGCTTAATGGCTTACCTTCTTGAACCTTTTCGACAAATGCTTGCCACTCAATATTACTGTTATCCGACCAGTAAAGTTTATCACCTTTCAATAAGCCTTCTTTTTCCGCTGGTGAATTTTCGCTAACCTTAGATAGCGTCATATCCGCTTTACTTCTAACCGGTAAAATACCTAATGAACCGAAGGCACTTTCTTTCTCAGGATCAAACGTCCAGTTGGACAAATCTAAAGTTTTATGCTGTTCAATGTTGGAACCAAACTCAATCAACGTCAAATCGACTTTACTATCACCTAATTTTGTCGCTAACAACATATTGATGGTTTCCCAATCAGGGGCAGCAACACCATCGACTTCAGTAATTTGATAATTCGGTTGCACTTGTGCTAACGCGGCAATAGATTGAGGTCGAACCTCATCGATCACCGGCTTAATACTCGGAATCCCAATCGAATAAACAAGAAAATAAGCAAAAATAGCAAATAAGAAATTAGCTAACGGACCAGCGGCAATAATAAATGCGCGTTGTGCTACGGTTTTATGATCAAAGGCTTGTGATTTTAATGCTGAAGGCACATCTTCATTGCGCCCGTCCAGCATTTTGACATAGCCTCCGAGAGGGATTGCCGACACTGCAAATTCGGTACCTGTTTTATCGGTACGTGACCAAATGACTTTACCAAATCCAATAGAAAAACGATGGACTTT from Aggregatibacter aphrophilus ATCC 33389 includes the following:
- the rseP gene encoding sigma E protease regulator RseP is translated as MSFLWSTVSFLIVIAVLVTVHEYGHFWAARKCGVKVHRFSIGFGKVIWSRTDKTGTEFAVSAIPLGGYVKMLDGRNEDVPSALKSQAFDHKTVAQRAFIIAAGPLANFLFAIFAYFLVYSIGIPSIKPVIDEVRPQSIAALAQVQPNYQITEVDGVAAPDWETINMLLATKLGDSKVDLTLIEFGSNIEQHKTLDLSNWTFDPEKESAFGSLGILPVRSKADMTLSKVSENSPAEKEGLLKGDKLYWSDNSNIEWQAFVEKVQEGKPLSLKVERNGVWLDKTITPEFNDKKRWFVGISPTFYLVADEYRTELKYDMLESLLKGAEKTFQLSWLAIKVIGKLITGDLSLNNLGGPISIAKGAGASSEIGLIYYLSFMALISVNLGIMNLFPLPVLDGGHLVFLVMEAFKGKPISEHVQNVSYRIGAVLLLMLMGFGLINDFLRL